The proteins below are encoded in one region of Neisseria bacilliformis:
- the lptG gene encoding LPS export ABC transporter permease LptG — MKTIPRYLIRQLSVMSLYAMFALLALYSFFDIVAEAGGIGEGGYTAGKMAQYVFLQIPDHAYQLMPLAVLIGSLLALSRLAANSELTVIKTSGMSTANLLTVFLIFGLIFATATALLGELAAPAANRYAENLKTTAKNGKISTGAEGLWIKEQNSIVNVREMLPDQTLRGIKAFRHNDAFQLIESWQADAATVAPDGTWRLENVRRSILGGERVRTERHERENWQAGIRSGLLDVLLVSPDQMSLAALTAYIAHLEENRQKTDLYRIEWWRKLMYPAATVVMAFVAFAFTPQSARHGNMGLKLFGGICLGLAFHFAGRLFGFTSRLYGIPPFLAAVLPTLLFAAWAVWLIRRHEVR; from the coding sequence ATGAAAACCATCCCCCGCTACCTCATCCGCCAGCTCAGCGTCATGAGCCTCTACGCCATGTTTGCCCTGCTCGCCCTGTACAGCTTTTTCGACATCGTCGCCGAAGCCGGCGGCATCGGCGAAGGCGGCTACACCGCCGGCAAAATGGCGCAGTACGTCTTCCTGCAAATCCCCGACCACGCCTACCAGCTCATGCCGCTGGCCGTCCTCATCGGCAGCCTGCTTGCCCTCAGCCGCCTCGCCGCCAACAGCGAACTCACCGTCATCAAAACCAGCGGCATGAGCACCGCCAACCTGCTCACCGTCTTCCTCATCTTCGGCCTTATCTTCGCCACCGCCACCGCCCTGCTCGGCGAACTGGCCGCCCCCGCCGCCAACCGCTACGCCGAAAACCTCAAGACCACCGCCAAAAACGGCAAAATCAGCACCGGCGCAGAGGGGCTGTGGATAAAAGAACAAAACAGCATCGTCAACGTGCGCGAAATGCTGCCTGACCAAACCCTGCGCGGCATCAAAGCCTTCCGCCACAACGACGCCTTCCAACTCATCGAGAGCTGGCAGGCCGACGCCGCCACCGTCGCCCCCGACGGCACCTGGCGGCTCGAAAACGTCCGCCGCAGCATCCTCGGCGGCGAGCGCGTGCGCACCGAACGGCACGAACGCGAAAACTGGCAGGCCGGCATCCGCAGCGGCCTGCTCGACGTCCTCCTGGTCAGCCCCGACCAAATGTCGCTCGCCGCGCTCACCGCCTACATCGCCCACCTCGAAGAAAACCGCCAGAAAACCGACCTCTACCGCATCGAATGGTGGCGCAAACTCATGTACCCCGCCGCCACCGTCGTCATGGCCTTCGTCGCCTTCGCCTTCACCCCCCAGTCGGCGCGGCACGGCAACATGGGGCTCAAACTCTTCGGCGGCATCTGCCTCGGCCTCGCCTTCCACTTCGCCGGCCGCCTGTTCGGCTTCACCAGCCGCCTCTACGGCATCCCCCCCTTCCTCGCCGCCGTTCTGCCCACCCTCCTGTTCGCCGCATGGGCGGTATGGCTCATCCGCCGCCACGAAGTGCGCTGA